In Hermetia illucens chromosome 1, iHerIll2.2.curated.20191125, whole genome shotgun sequence, one genomic interval encodes:
- the LOC119660930 gene encoding uncharacterized protein LOC119660930, with amino-acid sequence MDSKPDVMANKRKESKSFFVRSKIGGSTTTCEPDSRIDTCATEFANCSSTNASTEGSVLQSQNLPNSGSKRQKTSSKKDLKKRALIEEMKLKAHSMKRQLEEVEKRSTYLKKIQDLENELAYLSNEEAKRMVTIGNEGHFLPKPPIYSSKAPHLVISNASTSEECELDQVKRFCNRIRTGELKRSACNEGSRIRGGAGCRTCAIGTAPVFDFENNNFQQYPHTLDNILPYNVNNPMQPSSHIDDLKQIANELLAEITKVRKQNALNRKKIIDLCVELKQKEAAIMECSELLCVIMNEGSDIGKIIEEVQSGQLEKHIEYLRWMLIRLQFENAAQKDEINSLSTENKLKQQTLDECLDAKNRICAEKKQQEDALLTMTSLGPCEIPLAHEVDTRELRNP; translated from the coding sequence ATGGACTCCAAACCTGACGTTATGGCAAACAAGAGAAAGGAAAGCAAATCATTTTTTGTTAGGAGTAAAATAGGGGGTTCCACTACGACATGTGAACCGGATTCCCGGATAGACACGTGCGCCACGGAATTCGCAAATTGTTCTTCAACAAACGCAAGTACGGAAGGCAGTGTTCTCCAGTCACAGAATTTACCTAATTCAGGAAGCAAGCGACAAAAAACTTCTTCGAAGAAAGACCTCAAGAAGAGGGCTTTGATTGAAGAGATGAAACTGAAGGCGCATTCCATGAAAAGGCAACTTGAGGAAGTAGAAAAACGCAGTACCtacttgaaaaaaattcaagatcTGGAAAACGAGCTTGCGTATCTTAGTAACGAAGAGGCGAAGCGTATGGTAACAATTGGAAATGAAGGTCACTTCCTTCCCAAGCCGCCAATTTATTCTTCCAAAGCACCTCACCTAGTCATCTCCAATGCCTCTACTAGCGAAGAGTGTGAGTTAGACCAAGTGAAACGTTTCTGCAATCGAATTCGGACCGGTGAACTGAAACGCAGTGCATGCAATGAGGGATCACGTATTCGAGGGGGCGCAGGATGCAGAACATGTGCTATTGGAACGGCACCTGtgttcgactttgaaaacaacaACTTTCAGCAATATCCTCATACCCTGGACAATATTCTGCCATACAATGTCAACAATCCAATGCAGCCCAGCTCTCATATCGATGATCTTAAGCAAATTGCTAACGAGCTCCTGGCTGAAATCACAAAAGTCCGTAAGCAGAATGCACTAAATCGCAAGAAAATTATTGACCTCTGTGTTGAGTTGAAGCAAAAAGAGGCTGCAATCATGGAGTGTTCTGAACTGCTCTGCGTAATCATGAACGAAGGCAGTGATATCGGAAAGATTATCGAAGAGGTACAAAGTGGACAATTGGAGAAACACATCGAGTACCTCCGCTGGATGCTGATTCGCTTGCAGTTCGAAAATGCAGCTCAGAAGGATGAAATCAACTCCCTCAGTACCGAGAACAAGCTCAAACAGCAAACCTTGGATGAGTGCCTCGATGCCAAGAACCGTATATGTGCTGAAAAGAAACAGCAAGAAGATGCCCTCCTCACAATGACGTCCTTAGGACCGTGTGAAATTCCTTTGGCCCATGAAGTAGACACTAGGGAACTCAGAAATCCTTAA
- the LOC119658921 gene encoding spore coat protein SP85-like — MAFQCADIFHNHSCNDNHFQQHEVRTRLTCTESTKLMPIMAPMTGKVTGFTKFPRKRFSAGHNGTSGVSGPNAPNSSRKPAQICKPSRTSSKPRIMKLSKTGCDDLLTEMCRLDLDDTLRLPRSICDICEEFERCENSATKKPKPKQSGTQTTARQCYPCWPPCSPCPCPPLCAPLCPPQCPPPCPPPPCPPPCPPYASASCSSSSVCCNQPVSQMCHPMCCSMPPGPPCWSMEMAPTSNRNPNTPDYDCKPTVHATWPSFEPLPMPDPMPPCLPFPLLMPKPCYNCPENCDCGDVDSDDDHHQCTSSFAPMDYLAKFLADEVESLNKEMSQACASDPDIKLEECLREKYLAGSTLCSDMRCALLKVKQVKKVECEILAIKQKICVVDLQCLTEEDSLFCPKVAVQHVSMLQSKLEKVFSGFKLKEGMHVMCKEAMNRLNDRNKKLKQLITQAGDVIKKIKEEIAKVENAICYEKECPPFAKKNGENGGGADAPEAPEAPEAPEATEG, encoded by the coding sequence ATGGCATTCCAATGTGCCGACATTTTTCACAACCACTCTTGTAATGATAACCATTTCCAGCAGCATGAGGTCCGCACTCGACTGACTTGCACCGAATCAACGAAACTAATGCCAATTATGGCTCCCATGACAGGAAAAGTGACTGGCTTCACTAAATTCCCAAGAAAGCGCTTCTCAGCAGGCCACAACGGCACCTCCGGAGTAAGTGGTCCAAATGCTCCTAATTCCTCCCGGAAACCGGCTCAAATATGCAAGCCATCTCGCACCTCATCTAAACCGCGTATCATGAAACTAAGTAAAACTGGATGCGACGATCTACTCACTGAGATGTGTAGATTGGATCTCGATGACACACTTCGCCTTCCTCGAAGTATTTGCGACATCTGTGAGGAGTTTGAACGCTGCGAAAATAGTGCAACAAAGAAACCAAAACCCAAACAGAGTGGAACCCAAACCACTGCCCGGCAATGTTATCCATGCTGGCCTCCATGCAGTCCTTGCCCTTGCCCCCCGCTCTGCGCTCCACTTTGCCCTCCGCAGTGTCCACCACCATGCCCACCACCACCTTGTCCACCGCCGTGTCCACCGTATGCTTCCGCATCGTGCTCTTCGAGCTCAGTATGCTGCAATCAGCCAGTTTCGCAGATGTGTCACCCGATGTGCTGTTCAATGCCTCCAGGGCCGCCATGCTGGTCCATGGAGATGGCTCCGACGTCCAACCGTAATCCTAATACACCAGACTATGACTGCAAGCCGACAGTCCACGCAACCTGGCCATCGTTCGAACCCTTGCCTATGCCAGACCCCATGCCTCCGTGCCTACCTTTTCCGCTCCTTATGCCAAAACCTTGTTACAATTGTCCCGAAAATTGCGACTGCGGGGACGTTGATTCTGACGATGACCACCACCAATGCACCAGTAGCTTTGCTCCAATGGATTATTTAGCTAAATTTCTGGCTGACGAGGTTGAATCACTAAATAAAGAAATGTCGCAAGCGTGTGCAAGCGACCCTGACATTAAGCTAGAAGAATGCTTGCGTGAAAAGTACCTGGCCGGGTCGACGCTATGCTCAGATATGAGGTGCGCTTTGTTGAAAGTGAAGCAAGTCAAGAAGGTGGAATGCGAAATATTAGCCATCAAGCAAAAGATCTGCGTGGTCGACCTGCAATGTCTTACCGAGGAGGACTCTTTATTCTGCCCTAAAGTCGCTGTCCAGCACGTGAGCATGCTTCAGTCGAAACTGGAGAAAGTGTTCAGTGGATTTAAACTGAAGGAAGGCATGCATGTTATGTGCAAAGAGGCAATGAACAGGCTTAATGATCGGAATAAGAAACTGAAGCAACTAATTACGCAGGCGGGGGAtgttattaagaaaattaaggAAGAGATTGCTAAAGTCGAAAACGCTATTTGCTATGAAAAGGAATGCCCACcttttgccaaaaaaaatggtgaaaatggtGGTGGCGCAGACGCACCGGAAGCACCAGAAGCACCAGAAGCACCAGAAgcaactgaaggctga